The following is a genomic window from Geminicoccaceae bacterium.
CATTTCAACCTGACGGGTGAGGACATTGCCATCGGCGACAGTTTCGCCAAGGTCATGAACACCGCGATCGATCGTGGCGTTCTGGGACAAGGCGACAATGCCGAACGGCTTGCGACCCTTGTCAGGGAGAGGTTCGAGTCCTGCGACTCGCCCTTCGAGCTACCGCTTCATGACGGCCGCTGGCTGCGGGTGACGACCAAGACCATGGCCTCGGGCGGCAAGGTGACGGTTCGCTCCGACATAACTGCGCTCAAGCGTCTGCTCGGTCAAGTCGAGGCCCACAATGAGGCGCTCATGCGGGTCAATTCCGATCTCGAGAACTACCTGAAGCTGGCATCCCACGATCTCAAGTCCCCACTCCGTTCGATCACATCGGGCATTCAATTGATGCTGACGGACCTGGAGCACAACGAACCTGTCGATCTCAACGAGATGCTGACGTCATTGCTGCAGTGTGCCCTTAATACGCAGACCCTGCTCGAAGACATGCAAACCTATGCGCGCATCGGCCAGCGTCATGAAAAGATCGAAACGATCGACCTGGAAAAGATGCTCGACCGTATCTGTCATTCGCTCGCCGGTCATGGCCACGAAATCGCCATCGAGTTCGGGATCGGGTCACAATCGCCGGTCTTTGCGGGAGCGCGGACGGTCCTGGCACGTGTCCTGCATGAACTCGTCGCCAATGCGGTGATGCACAATCCGAATCGCCCGGGGCATGTGCGCATCGTCTGCAGCTACGATCCCACTTCCCACATGTTCGAATTCAGGATTCGTGACGACGGGCCGGGAATTCCGGTGGAATACTTCGAAAAGGCATTTCTGCCGCTGGTGCGGTTGCGCGACTCCAGGCATGCCACTGGCAACGGCATGGGACTGGCGATTGCGCGTCGCTATGTCGAATGGCATGGTGGCCAGATCTGGCTCGAGCGGCCGCAGGATGGCGTTGGAATGATCGCCGGATTTACGTGGCCAAGGACACCTCGCGAAAAGGGGAGCGAGGACGTTGTCCCGACCGACGAGCTGGCAGTGGCATTGTAACCTGCCTCGCCTCGTGGTCACGCGCACGGGGTGGTTCGGGCGGGGAAACGGGATCCTGCGCCGGACCGCCTCTTGTCCCCACCACGCATGCTGCGGGGACAAGAGGTGCGTGCTCGTTGCGTTCAGGCTGCGAGCGTGCGGGTGGTCGTGGAGAGCTCGGTGAAGCTGTCGCGTATGTGTTCGGCTGCGCGGAGGGCGAGGGCGCAGATGGTGGGAGTCGGATTGACGACACCGCCGGTGGCGAGCACCGACCCGTCCATGATGAACATGTTGGGCACGTCCCAGCACTGATGCCAGCCGTTGACCACCGAGGTTTCCGGATCCGATCCCATCCGGCACGTGCCGATCATGTGCCATGCCGGCGTGCGGTAGACACCGTCGGCATCGCGATAGTCCTGCAGGGCGATCTCGAACGCTCCGGCTGCCTTGCCGACATCCTCGAGCCGGTCGAGCATGTAGTTCATCATCCGCTTGTCATTCTCGCCCGGGCGGTAATGCATGCGGATGACCGGAACGCCGTCCTCGTCGGTGCGGGTTTCGTCGAGCCAGACACGGTTTTCGGGATTCGGCAGATCGTCGCCGATGGCGAACAGGCCGATGGAATGGCCGAAGTGCTTCTCGAACCAGCCGTGATGCTCCCGCCCCCATGGTGCCGTCGTACCGCTCAGCCAGCCGGTGGTCATCTCGCCGGCCGACGGTGTGGAGGTGAGGCAGTTGAAGTTGAAGCCGTTGACGAAGCCCCGCGAGACATCCGTTTCCGCGAACTCCCGCGAGATGAGCGAGGCAACATAACCCATCTGTCCGTCGACCGGTTCGTCCACCCAGATCTGCGCGGCGACGAGCGTGTGGTGGAGCAGGTTGCGTCCGACCATGCCCGAGCTGTTGGCGAGATTGTCGGAGGCCAGCAGCAGCCGGGGCGTGCCGACACCGTTGGCAGCGACGATCACGACCTGCGCGCGCGTGCGCTCCTGTTCACCGGTGATCCTGTTCTTCCAGATGGCCCCGGTGGCACGGCCGTCCGCACCCTTCTCGATCCGCAGTACGCGGGCATGGGTCACAAGACGCGCTCCCGCCGCGATAGCCTTCGGCCATATCGAGCGGGCGTGAAGCGTCATCGATCCGCGTGGGCAGCCGTTGCACATGCCGCAGCCATTGCAGCCGGGCCGGCCGTCATAGGCTTCGGACACCACGCCTGCCTCGACGGGCCACCAGTGCCAGCCGAGCTTGTCGAAGGCACCGGCAAGACGGCGCGCCGGTTTGGTGAAGGGCAATGGCCCGGTGGGGCAGGTGTCCCGCGGCGGCTGGGCGGGATCGCCGGCAAGGCCGCTTGTCCCAAGCAGACGGTCGACCCGGTCGTAATGGGTAGCGATGTCCTCGTAGGCGATCGGCCAGTTCGGTTGCAGGCCGTGCTCGTCCCCCTTGCGGAAATCCGAGGGCCGGTAGCGCGGCCAGATGGCGCCGTAGGCATTGGTCGAACCGCCGACGGCATTCCACATCAACACCTGACTGGAATCGGAATCGACCGGATAATCATCGGGATGCGTGCGGACATTGACATCCGGGTTCCAGTTCGTCGCCCGCTGCCATGCCCAGTCGTTATGGAGGTGGGCATAACCACCCGGCTCGATCCAGTTGCCCTGTTCAAGACAGACCACATCGAGTCCCGCCTGTGCGAGGACCATTGCGGAAATAGAGCCAGTTGCGCCGGAGCCGATGATCAGGACGTCATGGATATCGTTGCCGCCGCTCATCGCTCCAGTCCCCATTTCACGGTGCGTTCGCTGTCGAGATCGAGTTTCGAGATATCGATGCGCCGGACATCCCCGGTCCGGATCCAGTGCCCCCGGCCATGCGTGGGCGTCTGCGTCGCAGGGTCGAACTTCGGCAGGTCGTAGCCCTGCACGTGCGGTCGCCGCCGGTAGGGCGTGCCGCGCGCATCGATCAGGGCGACAATGGCCGGATTCTCGTAATAGGCATGAAAAGCAGCGTTGCGCAGCCAGTTGAACCGGGCAGGCTCGCCGCTTTCCAAACTGCGGACGGCAGCAATCCGAGCTTGCGCATCCATCCCGTCGAACGGTGCACCGATCCCGTCGAGCAGATGCGCGAGATGCTCCAGCCCCGAGTCGCCCTCCCTGCCGGCCAGTCGTTCGACGATGGCGTGCTGAACACCGACCGTCGATCCCGAAGGCCAGTCGTCATTGCCGGGCAGAAGCTCGTCGACAAGTGCTGCCAGTGCCGCCGAGAGTCTGATCATCCCACCCGTTTCCCGAGTATCCGTCATCTGTCTTCGCCTCCATCATGCCCCGGCGCCTGCAGCGCCGACCCTGCTGAACCAGCTGCCGCCGATCACGCAGCCCTCGGCGAACAGGCGTTCGTCGACCGTGACCGCCTTGCCGGCCACGTCAACGAGATCGAAGTTTCCCTTGCGCATCGAAAGCACCGACACGTCACCGGCCGATCCCGGGCGCAGGGTACCGAGATCGGGCCGCCGCAGCGCCCGGGCCGGAGTCTCGGTGGAGGCGCGGATGATCTCGGGAAGGCTCATGCCGAGTGGCAGGAACTTGGAGAGCGTCGTCACCTGGTCGTGGACTGGACCATCGATGCAAAGGGCGTGGATGTCGGAGGAAATGACATCGGGCGGGAATCCATTGGCCATCATTCCGCGCGCGGTATCCCAGCCGAACGAACCCATGCCATGCCCGATATCGAAGATCACGCCGCGCTCGCGGGCTGCCAGCACGGCGGGCTTCACCTTGCCGTCGCCGGTCAGGGGGGCATTGGGGAACGGACGGAAACAGTGGGTCAGCACGTCGCCCGGTCTCAGCATGTCGACCACCGCCTCGTAGCTTGGCGGCGGCTCGTCGATATGACACATCAACGGCAGTCCGGTCACGTCGGCCACCTGCAGGGCGATGACGAGCGGGTCGATGCCTGATGGTCCCGAGGCATGGCGTCCGATGCGAACCTTGATGCCGATGATGTTGTCCGGATCGGATCGAGCGACCTCAACCGCTTCCCTTGGTGCCATCAGCCGCGCGTCGTGGCTTTCGCCCACCATGATCGTTCGGGAAAAGGCAAATATGCCGGCAAAGGACACGTGGAGATAGGCGAGGATCCGTGCCGTCGATGTCTCGATGACATGCTTCCTGAAGCCGGCATAGTTGCCCGGGCCGGCACTGCCGGTATCGACGAGGGTTGTTACCGCCGACACTCGGGCGAACGCGTCGGCATCGACACCCAGAGAGGTTCCACCCCAGTAGACGTGAGTATGCAGGTCAATCAGGCCGGGTGTGACGATCATGCCGGTCAAGTCGGTTTCTTCATTACCCGTACCGGCGAGCGAAGGACCGATTCCGGCGACCCTGCCATCCAGTAGCGCAATGTCATGCACGGCATCGAGACCCTGCGACGGGTCAATGACGCGTGCGTTCCGCAGCACCAGATCAAATTTCATGAAAGGAGCTTCCTTTTTGTTCTTGTCGCCGCAAGAGAGTGTTCATCAGACTGCCAGCCCGGTTTCTTCGTTGAACCGGTAAACCCGCTGGGCCGGCGCTGAGAGCCTGATTTCGGATCCGCTGGCAAGACCGCCGATCTCGTCCGTGGTCGCCCTGATGAGTTCTCCATTCACCAGGACGTCAAGGAAGAAAAAAGGACCGGCCGGCTCGATCAGCGCCACTTCGCCCGTCACGCTGAAGACGTCAGGGTCATCTTTCTCGTCGGCGGGTTTGAGGTCGTGGGGACGCAGTCCGAGAAGGATTCCGGCCTGGTCGGTGGAAGGGAACAGGTTCATCTTCGGCGAGCCGATGAACTCCGCCACGAAGCGATTGGCGGGATTGCGATAGACATCCATCGGCGCTGCGAACTGCTGCAGATGACCATGCGACAGTACGGCGATGCGGTCGGACATCACCATGGCCTCTTCCTGATCGTGGGTCACGAACAGCACGGTGAGACCGAGATCACGGGCCAGACGCTTGATCTCCGTGCGCATGTGCACCCGCAGGGCCGCGTCGAGATTGGATAACGGTTCGTCCATGAGCAGCGCCGTGGGATTTCGGACGATGGCCCGCCCCACGGCGACCCGCTGGCGCTGCCCGCCTGAGAGATCGGAGGGCATGCGTTCGAGCAGGTTGGCCAGCCCGAGGGTCTCCGAGGCCCAGGCAATCTGACCGTCGACCTGCTTGCTCTCGACCTTCTGCCGACGCAGTGGAAATGCGATGTTCTCGCGCACGGTCATGTGCGGGTAGAGTGCGTAGTCCTGGAAGACGAGGGCGATGTTGCGCTCCCGCGAATTGAGAGCGGCGACGTCCTGGCCGTCGAACAGGATACGGCCGCCGCTGATCTGCTCCAGTCCGGCGACACAATAGAGCAGGGTGGACTTGCCGCAGCCCGACGGGCCGAGCAGCGATACGAACTCGCCCTCGCGAACATCCAGATCGAGCCCGTGCAGGACCCGGGTCGCGCCATAGTCCTTGACGACATCTTCGATGGTGATTGAAGCGGACATTCCTCAGCCCTTCACGGCGCCCGAAAGCGCCCCTTCGATGAGATATCTCTGGAAAGCGAATGCCACCACGACCGGCGGCAATACCGACAGTACGGAAGCCGCGAACATGGGACCATATTCATGAAAGCGTGCCTGAGCGAGAAAACCTGACAGTACGACCGGTATCGTTTGTGCTTCCGGGGTCGATGTCAGGATCACGGCAAAGAGGAACTCGTTCCAGCTGACAAGAAAGCCGAAGATCGCAGCCGCCATCAATCCGGGGCGGATGACCGGCAGCAATACGCGCAACATCATCTGGAAATAGCTGCAGCCATCGATCCTGGCGGCGCGGTCGAGGCTCTGCGGTACACTCTCGAAAGTACTCTTCATCATCCAGGCGATGAGCGGCAGGAGAATCGACAGGTGTGCCACGACGAGGCCGACATGGGTGTCGATCAGCCCGATTGAACGGAAGATCACAAAAAACGGCAGAACCAGGGTCAGCGCCGGCGTCATACGCGTGAACAGCATCGACCACAGTCCGGCCTGGAAGACGCGGCTGCGTGGCCAGCGGGCGAACACATATCCGGCGAAGGGGGTCAGCATGAGAGCGGTGCCGACACTCGCCGCACCGACGATGAAGGAATTGAGCAGCGACAGCGGGACACGCTTGGCCTGAACCGAGGTGGTGCCACCGTCAGGAAAGAGGACTGCCTTGAAATTGTCGAAGGTCAGGGCCGAGGGAATGACCGAGGGCGGGATCCGGATCAGGTCGCTGGCCGGCGTCACGCTCATCAGCACGAGCAGCAGGACAGGCATCGCCGACCATAGGAAGATCAGGAGTACCAGAAGACGGAAGCCCAGCCCGCCCAGGGTCGCACGGACGGCCGGCGACAGGAGAGGTGGCTTCACCGCCGGTGCGGGAATGCTGTAGGGGCGCGAGATGCGAACGGCGACATCGCCGTCCCGGGGTGCGGATACTGCGGCGGCTCGGCGCCTGGTCCGGCGCGGGCCGAGCACAAGCACGTAGAAGATTGCCAGAAGGAACGACATGCCGGTCAGCAGGTAGAGCATCGCGGCACCTTCGCCGAAGCGCAGGAACTGGAATGAATAGACGTAGCCGAGCCAGGCAAAGACGGTGGTCGCCTCGCCCGGGCCGCCACGGGTCATGATCCAGATGATGTCGAAGGCCATCAGGGCATTGATCGTGGCGATGATGGTCACGAACAGCAGGCTCGGCTTCAGCCAGGGCAGGGTGATCTTGAAGAACCGGGTGATCGGCCCGGCACCATCCATCATGGCGGCCTTGTGCAGGCTCGCCGGCATCGACTGCAACCCCGCAAGGACCATGAGCGCGGTCAGGGGGGTCTGGTTCCAGACATGGGTCAGTGCCACCAGGTTGAGCGCCCGACCGCCATCGCCGAGCCAGGCAGTGGCAAGGAAGCCGAGACCCAGATCATGCAGCAGCCCGTTCAGCGCACCGATGTCACCGGCGAAGATGAATGACCACAAGACACCGATGGATACTGGTGCCATCGCCCATGGCACCAGCATCACCGAACGCATGAAACCCCGGCCGCGAAACGACTCGTTCAGTACCAGGGCAATCGCGATCCCCAGTACCGTTGTTCCCACCAGCGAAAACCCGACAAAATGAATCGTGCGACCGAAGGCATTCCAGAAACTGTTGTCCGACAGCACGAAGCGGAAATTGTCGAGCCCGGCAAAGCTGTTCTTGCGGGTGATCGGGTTGGCCTTGTGCAATGCCAGCCAGATCGAATAGAGCAGCGGCAAGCCGACGATCAACCCGACGATCGACAGCGTCGGACCGACCGACAGATAGGCAAACAACGGCGGTCGCGGCCGTGCGACCGCCGCCTGGCTGTTTGTTTTTACCGTAATCAAGGGTTTCCCCCTGTTGGGATCAACCTCTATTTACTGGTATGAGGTCTTCAACGCCTCGGCCTGTTCGGCAAGCAGGGCGACGATCCCGTCGGTGTCACCGGCGCCGCGGATATATTCCTGGACACGCTGCATCATGAACAGGTCCCATTCCGGGAACCAGATTTCCTTGGCAACCGAACGCGCCGTGGCCTTCTCGATCTGCTGGTTGGTAACATCGAGATTGCGCCACTTCCTGAAGCTCGCAACCACGTCCGGGTCGGCCATCAACTCCTTGTGGCCGGAACCGAGACCGAACGACAAGGCCCACTTCTTGCAGACGTGGTACTGCCCGTCCTCGGCCTTGCCGCCGAAGAACTGCAGCATGTTCCACACCCGTTCGGCATCGGCGTCTGCCCCCATCAGATAGCAGGCGGTCCAGGCGAAGGTGGAATGCGTCTTGCCGGGCATCAGGGCGTTGCTGACCTTGCCGGCGATCTTCGACAATTCGGGATTATTGACGACACTCTGATTGTAGTCGTGCATGAAACAGAACACGTGGCGGCCCGAGGAATAGGCCGGAATGCCTTCATTGGGCTGGGTCATGATGTCTTCCGCGACGAGCCCCTCGGCATAGAGCGTGCGGTAGAACTCGAGCACGGTACGCAATTCGGGCTGATCGACGAAATTGCCATCGGCATCGAAGACTTCCGCCCCCTCGGCATACCATGACCCGAACAGCGACCATGACAGTTCCGGCCATTTCTGGCCCCAGGCACCGTTGAATGGCGCATCGGACACGCCATCCTTCTTGAACTTGCGGCAGGTATCGAGAAGCGCCTCGAAGCTGGCCGGCACCTCGGTACCGGTATTGGCCAGGGTTTCCTCATTGTAGAGAAAGGCCAGGTGCCCGGCGTAATAGGGCATGCCCGCGAACCGGCCATCGGGCAGCGACAGCGATGACAGGGAGGCCGGGAACAGACCGGCCTTGATCTCGTCCACGCCCGGCAGGCCTTCGAGATCGCGCGTCCAGCCAGCCGTATTCCAGCGTGCCACGCGATCTTCCTCGGCGTACAGCATGTCGATCTTCTGGCCGCCGATCAGCTTGGTCTCGACGATCGGGTGATAGTCGCCGCTGACCAGCTCATAAACGACGTTCTCGTCATAGAGATCCATGAAGATGCCGACATTCTCCTCGACCATCTGCGGCTGGAACTGCCATCCGATGAAGTCGATAGGGTCGGCCGGAGCCGCATGTGCGCGCCTTCCAAGCAGGCTCGCCGCCCCCAGTGCAGCGCCTCCCTGCAGAATCCGCCGGCGCGAGGTGAGAAAGCGATCGAGTTGATGGAACATGGCCGCAACCTCCTTGTTGATTTCGCTTCTTTTGCTCCGTGGCGCAAACGCCCTTTCCGATTTGTCCAGACTTGCCCATCGACAACAGGACTGACAACTGAAAATTTCATTTTTATGAAAAATATATGATATATTGGCAAGTTTCTCTTTGAAAATTCAACCGAATGAAGAAAGAATCTTCATTTTTCGATCAATCCGACAGGGGGCGCCATTGATCCGGATCGATATGGGCGACGAACTGGCGTTTGATGCGGCGGAGGGATTCCGTCGAGTTCTTGCGGCTGCGCATGGCGGCGCCGAAGGCGATCATGTCGATCGCAAGCAGCATCGAATATCGCGCCGACGTCGGGCAGAGGACATCCCCCTCGTCATGAGTGTCGACCGGGATCGCCAGGTCGGCGGCCTCTTCGATTCGCGACTCAGGCGGACAGATGGCGATGCAGTAGGCTCCGTATTCGTGCGCGATTCGCATCGCCTCGAGTGTCGCGTGGTTGTTGCCGCCCAGCGAGCAGCAGAGAATGACGTCCTCGCGGCGGGTCGTTGCTGCGAACATTGATTGCATGATGCCGTCGCGGCAGGGAATGACGGTCAGGCCGATACGGAACAGCCGGTTCTGCACTTCCTCGCAAAGCCAGCTGGATACTCCGCCGCTTCCAAAAGCGTAGATCGCCCGTGCCGCGAGCAGCCTGTCGATGGTCTGCTCGATGACATTTCCCGGAATCCTGAGGGCAATCGCGAGGCCGTGCCGGGCCCGGGTGACCGTATACTCGCGCATGTCCTCGAAGGTGGTGGGAGGAGTCGATCCTTCGAGATAACGCGCTCCGATGCTCATGGTTTCCATGACCATCAGCTTCAGGTCGCGAAGCCCGTCGCATCCCACACTCCTGCAGAAGCGGGTGATCGTCGGTGCCGAAACACCGATCCAAGAGACAAGTTCCTCGATAGGCTTGCCGACGAACTGGCGCGGGTAGGACAAGATGGCCAGGGCAATCTTGCTCTGGGTCTTCGACAATGTTGGCAGCATGTTGTGAATATGGCCAAGAATATCGGTATTCGAAACTTGGCGATGTCTGGCAGCTGCAGAGTTCGGCATTTCTGGCCCATGTTATTCACCGGTCGCACCAATTTGCGCGGGCAATATAGTTCACGTGGTGGGGATATTGTCGAAAAATTGGCGATCAACCCGGTCGGATCGATCCCGGTCCGGGCGGAAATGTGTCGCTCAATAGATTTTGCCGCGTGCGGATATCGGCCAGACGGTTTCCACCTTTCCGTGACGAACGCCCACATACCAGTCATGGAGGTTGGCGGTCGGGTCGCAGTGACCTGGAACCAGACGCAGCTTCTCGCCAACCTTGAGGATGCCCCGCTTGTCTTCAATCACACCATGCTCGTCGGAACACTTGACGTACCGGATGTCGTCACGGCCGAAAACGGATGGCAGGCCGCTGTCGACAGACTGGGCCTTCAGGCCGGCATCGCAGATTGCCAGGTCCGCTTTCACGTGACTCATGACCTGGGTCAGGATGAAGAGGGCGTTTTCCCATTCGGCCTGGTCGATGCGTTGCCCGTCCTTGTCGAGAATGCGCCCGTAATCGGCATCCATGAAGGCGTAGGAGCCGCACTGCAACTCGTTGTAGATGCCCGAACCGGCCTCGAAGCAATAGGATCCGGTGCCGCCTCCTGAAACCAGTCCGGGCTCGAGCCCGACCGATTTCAACGCCTTCACCGCGCTTTCCACGATCTCGATTGCAATGTCGAGCTCCGCCTTGCGGTCCTCGTATCTGTCGAGGTGCTGCATTGCACCCTGATAGGCCTGTATGCCGTCGAAGCTCAGGCCGGGTGCAATATCAATGGCTTTCGCCAGCGCAACAACGTCCTGCGATGTCGTCACGCCGCAACGCCCGGCACCGCAGTCGATCTCGACAAGACAGCCGAGGTGGGTGTCATTTCTCTGCGTGGCTGTCGAAAGTTCCGCCACGTTGTCGATATCGTCGACACAGACAGTGATGTGCGAGCCGGACCTGGGAAGTCGTGCAAGACGGTCGATCTTGCGAGGATCGCGGACCTGGTTTGTCACCAGCACATCCTTGATGCCGCCGCGGACAAAGACCTCCGCTTCCGACACCTTCTGGCAGCAGAGGCCGATTGCGCCACCGAGTCGTTCCTGCAACCTGGCGACGTCGACCGATTTGTGCATCTTGCCGTGGGCGCGGTGGCGCATGCCATGCGCCCTGGCATAATCTCCCATCTTCCTGATATTGCGTTCCAGTGCATCAAGGTCGAGAATCAGGCATGGCGTCTGAATGTCCTTTTCGTCCATGCCCGGCACGGCGGGCACGTCGAAGCCGACCTCGAGCTCCTCGAAATGGATCGGTGCGGTCATCGGTCTTTCTTCCTCAGTTGGCCGGGCACAGTTTGCGGCAATCGGTATCGTTGCCGCAAACGTCTTCCGTGCCTGATCGAAATTCCAGAGATACCTTGGCTTGAACGATAGTGACGGCGTACCATCAGGGTCAATCAAGGAGCGCCCTCGGGCGAAGCCTTGTTCTTGAATGATGAGCCACAGGGGAGAAACAGCATCATGTATCTGGAAAAATACAATCTTGCCGATCGCGTCGCCGTCATTACCGGAGGCAGTCGCGGAATCGGGCTGGCGACAGCCCATGCGCTGGCCGAGAACGGAGCCCGCATCGTCATTGCCGATATTCTCGCCGATGTTGGCCGGACGGCGGCGGAAGAACTTCGAGGCAAGGGGCACGACGCGCGCTTCGAGTTGCTGGATGTCACGAAACCGGACGATGTGACCGCGCTTGCCGACCGCCTGAGGGAGGAGATGGGGCGCCTCGATATCCTTGTCGCCAATGCCGGTATTGCCAGCAATGACAAGGGCGAGAGCTGTAGCGACCAGAACTGGAACCGGGTGATCGACATCAATCTGAACGGTGTCTACTGGTGCAATCGGGCATTCGGTCGGCACATGCTGGAAGCCGGCCGCGGTGCGATCGTCAATATCGGTTCGATGTCCGGCATCGCCTCGAACAAGCCCCAGGAACAATCCCATTACAATGCGTCCAAGGCCGCCGTCCACATGTTGACGAAGTCGCTGGCGGGAGAATGGGCCCAGCGTGGAGTTCGAGTGAACGCCGTGGCACCCACCTATATCGTGACCGAAATGACAAAGGGTGGGATCGAGAATTCGCAGTGGTATCCGACCTGGATGGAGATGACCCCGATGCATCGCTGCGGGGAACCGGATGAAATCGCATCGGTAGTCCTGTTCCTTGCCAGTGATGCCTCCAGCCTGCTCACCGGCTCCATTGTCGTCGCCGACGGCGGCTATACCTGCTGGTAGGAGGACGAGGAATGAAGTTGCAGGACAAGGTTGCTGTCGTCACGGGCGGCGCACGCGGAATCGGCGCAGCGATATGCCGGCGATATGCCGAAGAGGGAGCCAGGGTTTTCGTCGCCGACATTCTGGCCGAGGAGGCAGAAGCTACCGCCCGCGAGATCGGTGGCATCGGTGTCAGGCTCGACGTCACCAGCCGACGTTCCA
Proteins encoded in this region:
- a CDS encoding MurR/RpiR family transcriptional regulator, which produces MLPTLSKTQSKIALAILSYPRQFVGKPIEELVSWIGVSAPTITRFCRSVGCDGLRDLKLMVMETMSIGARYLEGSTPPTTFEDMREYTVTRARHGLAIALRIPGNVIEQTIDRLLAARAIYAFGSGGVSSWLCEEVQNRLFRIGLTVIPCRDGIMQSMFAATTRREDVILCCSLGGNNHATLEAMRIAHEYGAYCIAICPPESRIEEAADLAIPVDTHDEGDVLCPTSARYSMLLAIDMIAFGAAMRSRKNSTESLRRIKRQFVAHIDPDQWRPLSD
- a CDS encoding DSD1 family PLP-dependent enzyme, whose protein sequence is MTAPIHFEELEVGFDVPAVPGMDEKDIQTPCLILDLDALERNIRKMGDYARAHGMRHRAHGKMHKSVDVARLQERLGGAIGLCCQKVSEAEVFVRGGIKDVLVTNQVRDPRKIDRLARLPRSGSHITVCVDDIDNVAELSTATQRNDTHLGCLVEIDCGAGRCGVTTSQDVVALAKAIDIAPGLSFDGIQAYQGAMQHLDRYEDRKAELDIAIEIVESAVKALKSVGLEPGLVSGGGTGSYCFEAGSGIYNELQCGSYAFMDADYGRILDKDGQRIDQAEWENALFILTQVMSHVKADLAICDAGLKAQSVDSGLPSVFGRDDIRYVKCSDEHGVIEDKRGILKVGEKLRLVPGHCDPTANLHDWYVGVRHGKVETVWPISARGKIY
- a CDS encoding amidohydrolase/deacetylase family metallohydrolase; this translates as MKFDLVLRNARVIDPSQGLDAVHDIALLDGRVAGIGPSLAGTGNEETDLTGMIVTPGLIDLHTHVYWGGTSLGVDADAFARVSAVTTLVDTGSAGPGNYAGFRKHVIETSTARILAYLHVSFAGIFAFSRTIMVGESHDARLMAPREAVEVARSDPDNIIGIKVRIGRHASGPSGIDPLVIALQVADVTGLPLMCHIDEPPPSYEAVVDMLRPGDVLTHCFRPFPNAPLTGDGKVKPAVLAARERGVIFDIGHGMGSFGWDTARGMMANGFPPDVISSDIHALCIDGPVHDQVTTLSKFLPLGMSLPEIIRASTETPARALRRPDLGTLRPGSAGDVSVLSMRKGNFDLVDVAGKAVTVDERLFAEGCVIGGSWFSRVGAAGAGA
- a CDS encoding ABC transporter permease subunit, with amino-acid sequence MTVKTNSQAAVARPRPPLFAYLSVGPTLSIVGLIVGLPLLYSIWLALHKANPITRKNSFAGLDNFRFVLSDNSFWNAFGRTIHFVGFSLVGTTVLGIAIALVLNESFRGRGFMRSVMLVPWAMAPVSIGVLWSFIFAGDIGALNGLLHDLGLGFLATAWLGDGGRALNLVALTHVWNQTPLTALMVLAGLQSMPASLHKAAMMDGAGPITRFFKITLPWLKPSLLFVTIIATINALMAFDIIWIMTRGGPGEATTVFAWLGYVYSFQFLRFGEGAAMLYLLTGMSFLLAIFYVLVLGPRRTRRRAAAVSAPRDGDVAVRISRPYSIPAPAVKPPLLSPAVRATLGGLGFRLLVLLIFLWSAMPVLLLVLMSVTPASDLIRIPPSVIPSALTFDNFKAVLFPDGGTTSVQAKRVPLSLLNSFIVGAASVGTALMLTPFAGYVFARWPRSRVFQAGLWSMLFTRMTPALTLVLPFFVIFRSIGLIDTHVGLVVAHLSILLPLIAWMMKSTFESVPQSLDRAARIDGCSYFQMMLRVLLPVIRPGLMAAAIFGFLVSWNEFLFAVILTSTPEAQTIPVVLSGFLAQARFHEYGPMFAASVLSVLPPVVVAFAFQRYLIEGALSGAVKG
- a CDS encoding carbohydrate ABC transporter substrate-binding protein; this encodes MFHQLDRFLTSRRRILQGGAALGAASLLGRRAHAAPADPIDFIGWQFQPQMVEENVGIFMDLYDENVVYELVSGDYHPIVETKLIGGQKIDMLYAEEDRVARWNTAGWTRDLEGLPGVDEIKAGLFPASLSSLSLPDGRFAGMPYYAGHLAFLYNEETLANTGTEVPASFEALLDTCRKFKKDGVSDAPFNGAWGQKWPELSWSLFGSWYAEGAEVFDADGNFVDQPELRTVLEFYRTLYAEGLVAEDIMTQPNEGIPAYSSGRHVFCFMHDYNQSVVNNPELSKIAGKVSNALMPGKTHSTFAWTACYLMGADADAERVWNMLQFFGGKAEDGQYHVCKKWALSFGLGSGHKELMADPDVVASFRKWRNLDVTNQQIEKATARSVAKEIWFPEWDLFMMQRVQEYIRGAGDTDGIVALLAEQAEALKTSYQ
- a CDS encoding GMC family oxidoreductase, with protein sequence MSGGNDIHDVLIIGSGATGSISAMVLAQAGLDVVCLEQGNWIEPGGYAHLHNDWAWQRATNWNPDVNVRTHPDDYPVDSDSSQVLMWNAVGGSTNAYGAIWPRYRPSDFRKGDEHGLQPNWPIAYEDIATHYDRVDRLLGTSGLAGDPAQPPRDTCPTGPLPFTKPARRLAGAFDKLGWHWWPVEAGVVSEAYDGRPGCNGCGMCNGCPRGSMTLHARSIWPKAIAAGARLVTHARVLRIEKGADGRATGAIWKNRITGEQERTRAQVVIVAANGVGTPRLLLASDNLANSSGMVGRNLLHHTLVAAQIWVDEPVDGQMGYVASLISREFAETDVSRGFVNGFNFNCLTSTPSAGEMTTGWLSGTTAPWGREHHGWFEKHFGHSIGLFAIGDDLPNPENRVWLDETRTDEDGVPVIRMHYRPGENDKRMMNYMLDRLEDVGKAAGAFEIALQDYRDADGVYRTPAWHMIGTCRMGSDPETSVVNGWHQCWDVPNMFIMDGSVLATGGVVNPTPTICALALRAAEHIRDSFTELSTTTRTLAA
- a CDS encoding ABC transporter ATP-binding protein; amino-acid sequence: MSASITIEDVVKDYGATRVLHGLDLDVREGEFVSLLGPSGCGKSTLLYCVAGLEQISGGRILFDGQDVAALNSRERNIALVFQDYALYPHMTVRENIAFPLRRQKVESKQVDGQIAWASETLGLANLLERMPSDLSGGQRQRVAVGRAIVRNPTALLMDEPLSNLDAALRVHMRTEIKRLARDLGLTVLFVTHDQEEAMVMSDRIAVLSHGHLQQFAAPMDVYRNPANRFVAEFIGSPKMNLFPSTDQAGILLGLRPHDLKPADEKDDPDVFSVTGEVALIEPAGPFFFLDVLVNGELIRATTDEIGGLASGSEIRLSAPAQRVYRFNEETGLAV